In Myxococcota bacterium, a single window of DNA contains:
- a CDS encoding methylmalonyl-CoA mutase family protein, translating to MTDERRSRDLRAHQQQWEAHTLARKLAERPERKAAFATQGLGWPVERLYTPLDLEAVGFDYLSDVGFPGEYPYTRGTEANGYRSDLWTMMQVTGFGSGEDWAKRGRYMLDQGLTGLFLEYDLPTTNGYDSDHPLAAGEVGRAGVALDSLADMEALLDLPFEKLQRLTSICNGPQTVNLAMILAALERRGIDPDSFTLQMPNAILVEYTCVGRYIFPPDHGLRVATDALEYSVKNHPNWIPISVVSAQLYAAYANPVQELAFSFAIAKAYLDAALERGFDIDTLAPYFSFITGVDMDFFEAVCKIRAYRKLWARIMREQYGATKPESLQLRLTASPGTMSLTLQQPLNNIARLGIQMLACAAANGGYAMNTPLHDEAHALPTEEAIAVGAAIHQIVAHETGVADTVDPFAGSYYVESLTKRIEQAVWEEMEKVEALGGGLAAIKSGYFQKELARQQVERTRAIGDGDRVLVGVNHSTREEGPRSIPIHRPDPEVERRQIEKLERLRAERDGAEVERSLNALREAARDGGNLVPACLAAAKAYATHGEMCGALRDVFGEYTPDSQTTGV from the coding sequence ATGACCGACGAGCGCCGTTCGCGCGATCTTCGCGCCCACCAGCAGCAATGGGAGGCGCACACCCTCGCGCGGAAGCTCGCCGAGCGCCCGGAGCGGAAAGCGGCGTTCGCGACCCAGGGCCTCGGCTGGCCCGTCGAGCGGCTCTACACCCCCCTCGACCTCGAGGCTGTCGGATTCGACTACCTCAGCGATGTCGGGTTCCCCGGCGAGTATCCCTACACGCGCGGCACCGAAGCCAACGGCTACCGGTCGGATCTCTGGACCATGATGCAGGTCACCGGGTTCGGCAGCGGGGAAGACTGGGCGAAGCGCGGGCGCTACATGCTCGACCAGGGTCTCACCGGGCTCTTCCTCGAGTACGACCTGCCCACGACGAACGGCTACGACTCGGACCATCCCCTGGCGGCAGGCGAGGTGGGACGCGCCGGTGTCGCCCTGGATTCCCTGGCCGACATGGAGGCGCTCCTCGATCTGCCCTTCGAGAAGCTCCAGCGGCTCACCTCGATCTGCAACGGCCCCCAGACCGTGAATCTGGCGATGATCCTCGCCGCCCTGGAGCGTCGCGGCATCGATCCGGACTCCTTCACGCTGCAGATGCCGAACGCGATCCTGGTCGAGTACACCTGCGTCGGTCGCTACATCTTTCCCCCCGACCACGGCTTGCGGGTCGCCACCGACGCCCTCGAATACAGCGTCAAGAACCACCCGAACTGGATCCCGATCTCGGTGGTGAGCGCTCAGCTCTACGCCGCCTACGCGAACCCGGTGCAGGAGCTCGCCTTCTCGTTCGCGATCGCGAAGGCGTATCTCGACGCCGCCCTCGAGCGCGGCTTCGACATCGACACGCTGGCCCCCTATTTCAGCTTCATCACCGGCGTCGACATGGACTTCTTCGAGGCGGTCTGCAAGATCCGGGCGTACCGCAAGCTCTGGGCGCGCATCATGCGCGAGCAGTACGGCGCGACGAAGCCCGAGTCGCTGCAGCTGCGTCTCACCGCATCGCCGGGCACGATGTCGCTCACGCTGCAGCAGCCGCTCAACAACATCGCGCGGCTCGGGATCCAGATGCTGGCCTGCGCTGCGGCGAACGGCGGCTACGCGATGAACACACCGCTCCACGACGAGGCCCACGCCCTGCCGACCGAGGAGGCGATCGCCGTGGGAGCCGCCATCCACCAGATCGTCGCCCACGAGACCGGCGTGGCCGACACCGTCGACCCCTTCGCCGGTTCCTACTACGTGGAGTCGCTGACGAAGCGGATCGAGCAGGCGGTCTGGGAGGAGATGGAGAAGGTCGAGGCGCTCGGAGGCGGGTTGGCTGCGATCAAGAGCGGCTACTTCCAGAAGGAGCTGGCGCGGCAGCAGGTGGAGCGCACGCGTGCGATCGGCGATGGCGACCGGGTGCTCGTCGGCGTGAACCACTCGACCCGCGAGGAGGGTCCGCGCAGCATTCCCATCCATCGGCCGGATCCCGAGGTGGAGCGCCGTCAGATCGAGAAGCTCGAGCGCCTCCGCGCCGAGCGCGACGGGGCCGAAGTCGAACGCAGCTTGAACGCCCTGCGCGAAGCTGCCCGCGACGGCGGGAACCTGGTACCCGCCTGTCTCGCGGCCGCGAAGGCCTACGCCACGCACGGCGAGATGTGTGGCGCGCTCCGCGACGTGTTCGGCGAGTACACGCCCGACTCGCAGACGACCGGCGTCTGA
- a CDS encoding cobalamin B12-binding domain-containing protein, producing MARRTRVLLAKLGLDAHTIGVTVIAQALRDAGMEVVYTGLRQTPEMVAATAIQEDVDVVGMSSLSAAHMSHFPRVVELLREQGVEDKLVLGGGVIPEEDAADLLAAGIDRVFTMGTETQEIVACIEDWMAQREAAS from the coding sequence ATGGCGCGACGCACCCGCGTGTTGCTCGCGAAGCTCGGCCTCGACGCGCATACGATTGGCGTCACGGTGATCGCCCAGGCGCTCCGCGACGCCGGGATGGAGGTGGTCTACACGGGTCTCCGTCAGACCCCGGAAATGGTGGCCGCCACCGCGATCCAAGAGGACGTCGACGTCGTCGGCATGAGCAGCCTCTCGGCGGCCCATATGTCCCACTTTCCGCGGGTGGTGGAGTTGCTCCGCGAGCAGGGAGTCGAGGACAAGCTCGTACTCGGCGGGGGCGTCATTCCCGAGGAAGACGCCGCCGACCTGCTGGCGGCCGGGATCGATCGCGTGTTCACGATGGGGACCGAGACCCAGGAGATCGTCGCCTGCATCGAGGACTGGATGGCGCAGCGCGAAGCCGCCTCGTGA
- the meaB gene encoding methylmalonyl Co-A mutase-associated GTPase MeaB — translation MTASPEEVARIAKGVREGCQRSGARAIRWLEDEDAAGHAVLEQVLDAAGRAHWVGVTGPPGAGKSTLVGALVAEWRRRDQRVGVIAVDPSSPFSGGALLGDRVRMQRHATDPGVFIRSMATRGRLGGVCRATFEAGLVLDAMGYDVVVIETVGVGQDELEVVELAHSTVVVNVPGLGDDVQALKAGIFEVGEVFVLNKADRSGADETEKQLRTLLHLRGADANGWEAPLVRTIAEREQGVVELVEALASHGSHQGSAGRRAIEQRRNERLFREVLAERAADWFLGRAAEDRAVSEAIDAVRRGERTPYAVVDALLAEARAD, via the coding sequence GTGACGGCCTCTCCCGAGGAAGTCGCCCGGATCGCCAAGGGGGTCCGCGAGGGCTGCCAGCGCAGCGGCGCACGGGCGATTCGCTGGCTCGAGGACGAAGACGCGGCGGGTCATGCCGTGCTGGAGCAGGTGCTGGACGCTGCGGGCCGCGCCCACTGGGTGGGCGTGACGGGTCCCCCCGGTGCTGGGAAGTCGACGCTCGTCGGCGCTCTGGTGGCCGAGTGGCGTCGGCGCGACCAGCGCGTCGGCGTGATCGCCGTCGACCCCAGCAGTCCGTTCAGCGGCGGGGCGCTGCTCGGGGATCGGGTGCGGATGCAGCGACACGCGACGGACCCCGGCGTCTTCATCCGCTCGATGGCGACGCGCGGACGTCTGGGCGGCGTGTGTCGCGCGACTTTCGAAGCCGGACTCGTCCTCGACGCCATGGGCTACGACGTGGTCGTGATCGAGACCGTCGGTGTCGGCCAAGACGAGCTCGAGGTCGTCGAACTCGCGCACAGCACGGTGGTCGTCAACGTCCCCGGGCTGGGGGACGACGTCCAGGCACTGAAGGCCGGAATCTTCGAGGTGGGCGAGGTATTCGTGCTGAACAAGGCGGACCGTTCCGGCGCCGACGAGACCGAGAAGCAGCTGCGGACCCTGCTCCACCTGCGCGGCGCCGATGCCAACGGCTGGGAAGCGCCCCTCGTGCGCACGATCGCCGAGCGCGAGCAGGGGGTCGTCGAACTCGTCGAGGCGCTGGCCTCCCACGGGTCCCATCAGGGCAGCGCGGGACGACGCGCGATCGAGCAGCGCCGCAACGAGCGCCTGTTTCGAGAGGTGCTCGCGGAGCGCGCGGCCGACTGGTTCCTGGGACGCGCGGCCGAAGATCGAGCGGTGAGCGAGGCCATCGACGCGGTGCGCCGCGGGGAGCGCACGCCCTACGCCGTGGTCGACGCACTGCTGGCCGAGGCTCGCGCCGACTAG
- a CDS encoding TauD/TfdA family dioxygenase: MTALPAFDLEGPDAWRSSELGPTERWVEHWQPEEIAELEAAVERVVASGRAGGVLRAEDFALPRCKERIAGWFAELEHGRGFCLVRGLPVTRWGDERAALAYLGLGLQMGGIQSQNAAGDRLGHIRDVGADPDDPAVRLYKTRVAQPLHTDGADVIGLLCLRTAQSGGTSQIVSSVAVYRALAERRPDLAALLFEPFHFDRNEEQAAGEPPSFAIPICRREGDKVRTFYVGWYIRDAQRHASVPRLTDQQRELLDLYDAIAASPELRLDMEFVPGDIQWLKNASILHGRTAYEDAGPPESRRHLLRLWVRADSAQLGADPRVREVPRKEGVASDAAALAGNEAR, translated from the coding sequence ATGACCGCGCTTCCCGCTTTCGACCTCGAGGGACCCGACGCCTGGCGCAGTTCGGAGCTAGGACCGACCGAGCGCTGGGTCGAGCACTGGCAGCCCGAAGAGATCGCCGAGCTCGAGGCGGCCGTGGAGCGAGTGGTCGCCAGCGGTCGGGCAGGAGGAGTGCTCCGCGCCGAGGACTTCGCGCTGCCGCGCTGCAAGGAGCGCATCGCGGGCTGGTTCGCCGAACTCGAACACGGCCGCGGCTTCTGCCTGGTGCGCGGCCTGCCCGTGACACGCTGGGGCGACGAGCGCGCCGCCCTCGCCTATCTCGGACTGGGCCTGCAGATGGGCGGCATCCAATCCCAGAACGCGGCCGGCGACCGCCTCGGGCACATTCGCGACGTCGGAGCCGACCCGGACGACCCGGCGGTGCGTCTCTACAAGACCCGGGTCGCCCAGCCGCTCCACACCGACGGTGCCGACGTCATCGGGTTGCTGTGCCTGCGCACCGCCCAGTCCGGCGGCACGAGCCAGATCGTGAGTTCGGTCGCCGTGTACCGTGCCCTCGCCGAACGCCGGCCCGACCTCGCGGCGCTGCTCTTCGAACCCTTCCACTTCGATCGCAACGAGGAGCAGGCAGCCGGAGAGCCGCCGAGCTTCGCCATCCCCATCTGCCGTAGGGAGGGCGACAAGGTGCGCACCTTCTACGTGGGGTGGTACATCCGCGACGCCCAACGGCACGCGAGCGTGCCGCGGCTCACGGACCAGCAGCGCGAGCTCCTGGATCTGTACGACGCCATCGCCGCGTCGCCCGAGCTGCGTCTCGACATGGAGTTCGTGCCGGGCGACATCCAGTGGCTGAAGAACGCGTCGATCCTGCACGGACGCACGGCCTACGAGGACGCCGGGCCACCGGAATCGCGCCGCCACCTGCTGCGGCTGTGGGTTCGCGCGGACTCGGCCCAGCTCGGGGCCGATCCGCGGGTGCGCGAGGTTCCCCGGAAGGAAGGCGTCGCATCGGACGCCGCAGCGTTGGCTGGGAACGAGGCGCGCTAG
- a CDS encoding class I adenylate-forming enzyme family protein, whose protein sequence is MDADALYQQVYGPGAPFEIAHEPVLGETLPVFKNRPRSLRDLLERSRAHSDTDYIVFEDQRITYAEHVELVARVARRLRDDYAIGPGDRVAILAANCPEWILCFWAVTSLGGVVAALNGWWTEDEIRYGLELSEPKLLIGDQRRLARLEGRDPGVPVAVIEEEVTAWRNDPPTPLPDAPIDEDDAALLLFTSGTTGRPKAALISHRGLIGFVQVVQSGGMLQFLTNPPAGGPKPTRALLTVPLFHVSGLFAGTILFLASGATTVWRAGRFEEVAVLELLEREKITSWAGLGSMGPRVLNHPDIGNYDLSSLTNLGGGGAPLTPSYIQRVKQVASNGPGALAIGYGSSETVSTAASHSGEELDAHPDSTGRVVATVSVEIRDEQDRPLPDGREGEIHVRSAYLMREYWRNPEATAKVLKPGRWLATGDIGHLREGRLYINSRARDMILRAAENIYPIEIESRIDLHPKVSECAVIGVDHPELGQEVKAVVVPTAGTEVDFDELSKWCAETLAPFKVPSCWELRPEPLPRNAAGKILKNALEDGAPTPPTGE, encoded by the coding sequence ATGGATGCGGACGCGCTCTATCAACAGGTGTACGGGCCGGGAGCCCCCTTCGAGATCGCCCACGAACCGGTGCTCGGCGAGACCCTGCCCGTCTTCAAGAATCGGCCGCGGTCCCTGCGCGACCTGCTCGAGCGTTCGCGCGCCCACAGCGACACCGACTACATCGTCTTCGAAGACCAGCGCATCACCTATGCCGAGCATGTCGAGCTCGTGGCCCGCGTCGCGCGACGCCTGCGCGACGACTACGCCATCGGACCTGGAGACCGCGTCGCCATCCTCGCCGCGAACTGTCCCGAGTGGATCCTGTGTTTCTGGGCGGTCACCAGCCTCGGCGGCGTCGTCGCGGCCCTGAACGGCTGGTGGACCGAGGACGAGATCCGCTACGGCCTCGAGCTCTCCGAACCCAAGCTGCTGATCGGCGACCAACGTCGCCTCGCCCGGCTCGAAGGCCGCGACCCGGGCGTGCCGGTCGCCGTCATCGAAGAAGAAGTCACGGCCTGGCGGAACGACCCGCCGACGCCTCTTCCGGACGCGCCGATCGACGAGGACGATGCCGCGCTGCTCCTGTTCACGAGTGGGACGACCGGACGCCCGAAGGCCGCCCTGATCTCCCACCGCGGTCTGATCGGTTTCGTGCAGGTCGTGCAATCCGGCGGCATGCTGCAATTCCTGACGAATCCGCCGGCTGGCGGCCCGAAGCCGACCCGGGCGCTGCTGACGGTTCCGCTCTTCCACGTATCGGGCCTCTTCGCGGGGACCATTCTGTTCCTGGCGAGCGGCGCCACGACCGTGTGGCGCGCCGGACGCTTCGAAGAGGTCGCGGTGCTCGAACTCCTCGAGCGCGAGAAGATCACCAGCTGGGCCGGCCTCGGCAGCATGGGCCCCCGCGTGCTCAACCACCCCGACATCGGCAACTACGACCTCTCCTCGCTCACGAACCTCGGCGGGGGCGGCGCGCCGCTCACGCCGTCGTACATCCAGCGTGTGAAACAGGTGGCATCGAACGGTCCGGGAGCCCTCGCGATCGGCTACGGCTCGAGCGAGACCGTCTCGACCGCGGCCTCCCACTCGGGTGAAGAACTCGATGCCCACCCGGACTCGACCGGGCGCGTGGTCGCGACCGTCTCCGTCGAGATCCGTGACGAGCAGGACCGCCCGCTCCCCGATGGACGAGAGGGCGAGATCCACGTGCGCAGCGCGTATCTGATGCGCGAGTACTGGCGCAACCCCGAGGCCACGGCCAAGGTGCTGAAGCCCGGCCGCTGGCTCGCCACCGGCGACATCGGCCACCTGCGCGAGGGGCGCCTCTACATCAACTCGCGCGCGCGCGACATGATCCTGCGCGCCGCCGAGAACATCTACCCGATCGAGATCGAGAGCCGGATCGATCTGCACCCGAAGGTCTCCGAGTGCGCGGTGATCGGCGTCGACCACCCGGAGCTCGGCCAGGAAGTGAAAGCCGTCGTCGTTCCGACGGCAGGCACCGAGGTCGACTTCGACGAGCTTTCGAAGTGGTGCGCGGAGACGCTCGCGCCCTTCAAGGTGCCGTCGTGCTGGGAGCTGCGACCCGAGCCGCTGCCCCGGAATGCGGCGGGCAAGATCCTGAAGAACGCCCTCGAAGACGGTGCGCCGACCCCGCCCACCGGCGAGTAG
- a CDS encoding enoyl-CoA hydratase/isomerase family protein codes for MSDPQAPQLLHERRGHVLILTLNRPDRLNAIDGPMLKDLSRMLLEANQDPEVRAIVLTGAGRGFCSGLDLKNAGSSDLTGGGQGFTIAETPPFVLRRVDKPVICALNGPAAGYGMDMALGCDLLIASDRASFTPPVRRGVVPESGGTWLLPHLIGWQRACEVTLLARKLDAKEIERLGMANRVVPDADLMNEAMRWAEEAATNAPLAMKAAKRTMRAAMTSDYESNSHLAMAELMQLFRSKDFVEGLKAFAEKRDPKYEGR; via the coding sequence ATGTCCGATCCCCAGGCTCCCCAGCTTCTCCACGAGCGCCGCGGCCACGTCCTGATCCTCACCCTGAACCGCCCGGATCGCCTGAATGCGATCGACGGTCCCATGCTGAAGGATCTGTCCCGGATGCTCCTGGAGGCGAACCAGGATCCCGAGGTGCGGGCGATCGTACTGACCGGTGCGGGGCGCGGCTTCTGCAGCGGGCTCGATCTGAAGAACGCGGGCTCCTCGGACCTGACCGGCGGCGGCCAGGGTTTCACGATCGCGGAGACCCCGCCCTTCGTGCTGCGCCGGGTCGACAAGCCCGTGATCTGCGCGCTGAATGGCCCGGCGGCGGGCTACGGCATGGACATGGCCCTCGGGTGCGACCTCTTGATCGCGTCGGATCGCGCTTCCTTCACGCCTCCGGTGCGGCGGGGTGTCGTGCCCGAGAGTGGCGGCACCTGGCTCCTGCCCCATCTGATCGGCTGGCAGCGGGCCTGTGAGGTGACGCTGCTGGCGCGGAAGCTCGACGCGAAGGAGATCGAGCGGCTGGGCATGGCGAACCGCGTGGTGCCCGACGCCGACCTCATGAACGAGGCCATGCGCTGGGCCGAAGAGGCCGCGACCAACGCGCCGCTCGCCATGAAGGCCGCGAAGCGCACGATGCGCGCCGCGATGACCTCGGACTACGAGTCGAACTCGCACCTCGCCATGGCCGAGCTGATGCAGCTCTTCCGCTCGAAGGACTTCGTGGAAGGTCTCAAGGCCTTTGCCGAGAAGCGCGACCCGAAGTACGAAGGGCGTTAG
- a CDS encoding nuclear transport factor 2 family protein: MDKSAALTKANLGITPGLPLDLGSGSPEELRRGLQMLLDIEAIKQLKHAYFRCMDTADFDELASLYHENIKVHYVGGFYEWKLEGRDELIASQTQSFHQRAVGHHNGHQPEIQILSDTEATGLWYLSDNMWILDANFFTTGTALYWDRYEKVDGRWLIRETSYRRIYEISQPLEEAPKFSAHYLGEHGPPAPTAK, translated from the coding sequence ATGGACAAGAGTGCGGCGTTGACCAAAGCGAACCTGGGGATCACCCCCGGGCTTCCCCTCGATCTCGGATCCGGGAGCCCGGAGGAGCTGCGCCGCGGCCTCCAGATGCTGCTCGACATCGAGGCGATCAAGCAGCTGAAGCACGCCTATTTCCGCTGCATGGATACCGCCGATTTCGATGAGCTCGCCTCGCTCTATCACGAGAACATCAAGGTCCACTACGTCGGCGGCTTCTACGAGTGGAAGCTGGAAGGACGCGACGAGCTGATCGCGTCCCAGACCCAGTCGTTCCATCAACGTGCGGTTGGGCACCACAACGGTCACCAGCCGGAGATCCAGATCCTGAGCGACACCGAGGCCACCGGGCTCTGGTACCTCTCGGACAACATGTGGATCCTCGACGCGAACTTCTTCACGACGGGGACTGCGCTCTACTGGGACCGCTACGAGAAGGTGGATGGCCGCTGGCTGATCCGCGAGACGAGCTACCGGCGCATCTACGAGATCAGCCAGCCCCTCGAAGAGGCGCCGAAGTTCAGCGCCCACTACCTCGGCGAGCACGGCCCGCCGGCGCCGACCGCCAAGTAG
- a CDS encoding PhzF family phenazine biosynthesis protein has translation MALSEPSRRFWIVDAFSSVPLRGNPAAVVLDGDGLDTDAMQRIAAEFNLSETVFARAASDPAADYAVRIFTPKAELPFAGHPTLAAAFAVHESGWLGDVAPKTAGHLHQECGIGVVPVEIESADDATRFVMTQATPSHRPAGLDPESLAALLGCAAEDIAPGPIEVVSTGAPWCVAGLRSREAIEALAPNLPELAQWSAKAECEGITVFCDGAEAPDCRLRLRTFAPRHGITEDPVCGSGNGAVAAYVAAHGVGFTLPFRFWNEQGVEMGRGGRAYVEVDAGADGLRVRVGGFAARFAAGAL, from the coding sequence ATGGCCCTCTCCGAGCCCTCACGACGCTTCTGGATCGTCGACGCGTTCTCGTCGGTGCCGCTGCGCGGCAACCCGGCAGCGGTCGTGCTCGACGGCGACGGTCTCGACACCGACGCGATGCAGCGCATCGCCGCCGAGTTCAACCTGTCCGAGACCGTCTTCGCGCGCGCCGCGAGCGACCCGGCGGCCGACTACGCCGTCCGCATCTTCACCCCGAAAGCCGAGTTGCCCTTCGCGGGACATCCGACCCTGGCGGCCGCGTTTGCGGTGCACGAGAGCGGTTGGCTGGGCGACGTGGCTCCGAAGACGGCCGGGCATCTGCATCAGGAATGCGGGATCGGCGTGGTGCCCGTCGAGATCGAGAGCGCGGACGACGCCACGCGTTTCGTCATGACCCAGGCGACGCCGTCCCACCGCCCGGCAGGTCTCGACCCCGAGTCGCTCGCGGCCCTCCTCGGATGCGCCGCCGAGGACATCGCGCCCGGTCCGATCGAGGTGGTGTCCACGGGCGCGCCCTGGTGCGTGGCGGGTCTCCGCTCTCGCGAGGCGATCGAGGCGCTCGCGCCGAACCTGCCCGAACTCGCCCAGTGGTCGGCGAAGGCGGAATGCGAGGGCATCACCGTCTTCTGCGACGGGGCCGAGGCGCCGGACTGTCGATTGCGCCTGCGCACCTTCGCGCCACGCCACGGGATCACCGAGGATCCGGTCTGCGGCTCGGGGAACGGGGCCGTGGCTGCCTATGTCGCCGCACATGGCGTGGGCTTCACGCTGCCGTTCCGCTTCTGGAACGAGCAAGGGGTGGAGATGGGGCGAGGTGGGCGCGCCTACGTCGAAGTGGACGCTGGTGCCGACGGCCTCCGCGTTCGGGTCGGTGGGTTCGCGGCCCGCTTCGCGGCCGGAGCGCTCTAG
- a CDS encoding glycoside hydrolase family 3 N-terminal domain-containing protein — protein MRTGEHFMLGFRGFELPDWLLAFEARFGLGGVLLFDRDMTRDGGPRNVASKDQVTALCAAVHALPSRPLVCVDQEGGLVRRLKPDHGFVDLPSAKALSALPELEARAALAASLGEMHDVGIDLDLAPVIDLDLNPANPNIGAVERSFSPDPLEVVRGARLWFEAARAVGLQLCLKHYPGLGSARTDSHAELTDVTDSLESREVDLFAQLASEVPGDAVLVSHAVHRGWDADWPASVSPAILRPLREARPDTLLVSDDLQMRGLPCPTAEAVTRALQAGIDFVCIGNNLDYEPEVCVAAAEAAAALVEHADTAERLAASRERIAQRKRAAAVGR, from the coding sequence ATGCGAACGGGCGAGCACTTCATGTTGGGCTTTCGGGGGTTCGAGCTCCCCGACTGGCTGCTCGCGTTCGAGGCGCGCTTCGGACTCGGCGGCGTCCTGCTCTTCGACCGCGACATGACCCGCGATGGCGGCCCCCGCAACGTCGCCTCGAAGGATCAGGTCACCGCGCTCTGCGCAGCGGTGCACGCGCTGCCCTCGCGCCCCCTCGTCTGCGTCGACCAGGAGGGCGGACTCGTACGACGCTTGAAGCCCGACCACGGTTTCGTCGACCTGCCGAGCGCCAAGGCACTTTCCGCGCTCCCCGAGCTGGAAGCCCGAGCCGCGCTCGCTGCGAGTCTCGGCGAGATGCACGACGTCGGGATCGATCTGGACCTGGCCCCGGTGATCGACCTCGACCTCAACCCGGCCAACCCGAACATCGGAGCCGTCGAGCGTTCCTTCTCGCCCGACCCGCTCGAGGTCGTTCGCGGCGCGCGCCTGTGGTTCGAGGCCGCGCGGGCCGTCGGGCTGCAGCTCTGCCTGAAGCACTACCCGGGTCTCGGCTCCGCGCGCACCGACAGCCACGCCGAGCTCACCGACGTCACCGACTCGCTCGAATCCCGCGAGGTCGACCTCTTCGCTCAGCTGGCGTCGGAGGTGCCGGGCGACGCCGTGCTCGTGAGCCATGCCGTGCATCGGGGCTGGGACGCCGACTGGCCCGCGTCGGTGTCGCCCGCAATCCTTCGCCCGCTGCGCGAGGCGCGGCCCGACACGCTGCTCGTCAGCGACGACCTGCAGATGCGCGGCCTCCCCTGCCCGACCGCCGAAGCGGTGACCCGCGCTCTGCAGGCCGGGATCGACTTCGTCTGCATCGGGAACAACCTCGACTACGAGCCCGAGGTCTGCGTCGCGGCTGCGGAGGCCGCAGCCGCGCTCGTCGAACACGCCGACACGGCCGAGCGCCTCGCCGCGTCGCGGGAACGCATCGCCCAGCGCAAGCGCGCTGCCGCCGTCGGACGCTAG
- a CDS encoding YegP family protein: MAGRFERKKTSNGQYMFNLRAGNGEIVLTSQRYASRSGELNGIRSVKANARADKNYERRRARNGKHCFVLLAKNRRVIAHSQLYTTTRSMENGIKACKRDAPGAKLD, translated from the coding sequence ATGGCGGGACGTTTCGAGAGAAAGAAGACCAGCAACGGTCAGTACATGTTCAACCTGCGCGCCGGAAACGGAGAGATCGTCCTCACCAGCCAGCGCTACGCGTCGCGCAGCGGTGAGCTGAACGGGATCCGCTCGGTGAAGGCGAACGCCCGCGCCGACAAGAACTACGAGCGACGCCGCGCGAGGAACGGGAAGCACTGCTTCGTGCTGCTGGCGAAGAACCGGCGGGTCATCGCCCACAGCCAGCTCTACACGACGACCCGGTCGATGGAGAACGGCATCAAGGCGTGCAAGCGCGACGCGCCCGGCGCCAAGCTAGACTGA